From Streptomyces sp. SAI-135:
ATCGCTTCGCTCGCATGCGGAAACAGTCCCGTACCCGCACCGATCATGGCCGGGACCTGTGGACTGCTCCCCGGTTGTGGACAGCGGCGTCACCCGGTACCTCGCCGGTCCCGTACACTTCTTCTGGCGATCCGGGTCACCGGGTCGACTTCGCACGCCCCGACATCAGGCCGTCACGCGGTCGGTGTCAGCGCCTCTCGGTCCTTTGCGGCAAGGCGCGTCGCGGGCGTCAGGCGCGGGTGCCTTCCGGTACCCGCGGTACAACCGAGAACACCAAGGAGAACGGCCATGGCCGTCGTCACGATGCGGGAGCTGCTGGAGAGCGGCGTCCACTTCGGTCACCAGACCCGTCGTTGGAACCCGAAGATGAAGCGCTTCATCTTCACGGAGCGCAACGGCATCTACATCATCGACCTGCTCCAGTCGCTGTCGTACATCGACCGCGCCTACGAGTTCGTCAAGGAGACCGTCGCCCACGGCGGCACGGTCATGTTCGTCGGCACGAAGAAGCAGGCGCAGGAGGCCATCGCCGAGCAGGCCACCCGCGTCGGCATGCCCTACGTCAACCAGCGCTGGCTGGGCGGCATGCTCACCAACTTCTCGACCGTCTACAAGCGTCTGCAGCGCCTCAAGGAGCTCGAGCAGATCGACTTCGAGGACGTCGCCGCTTCGGGTCTGACCAAGAAGGAGCTCCTGGTCCTCTCGCGTGAGAAGGCCAAGCTCGAGAAGACCCTCGGTGGTATCCGCGAGATGCAGAAGGTGCCCAGCGCCGTCTGGATCGTGGACACCAAGAAGGAGCACATCGCGGTCGGCGAGGCCCGGAAGCTCAACATCCCGGTCGTCGCGATCCTCGACACCAACTGCGACCCCGACGAGGTCGACTACAAGATCCCGGGCAACGACGACGCGATCCGCTCCGTCACCCTGCTCACCCGTGTGATTGCCGACGCCGTCGCCGAGGGCCTCATCAGCCGCTCGCGCGTCGCCACCGGTGACAAGGGCGAGAAGGCCGCGGGCGAGCCGCTCGCCGAGTGGGAGCGCGACCTGCTCGAGGGTGGCGAGAAGAAGGCCGAGGAGACCCCGGCCGCTGAGGCTCCCGCCGCCGAGGCCGCTGAGGCCCCGGCCGCCGAGGAAGCCCCCGCTGCTGAGGCTCCCGCCGCCGAGGCCGCTCCGGCCGCGGACGCCGAGCAGGCCTGACCCGTCAGCGTCAGGGGTGACGGCGGGAGCGGGGGCAGCAACTCCGCTCCCGCCGTTCACCCGTAGGTCAGCGGAGAGTCTGCGGCCCCGTGTCAGATGGGGACCGCGGACCCCGTAGATCTTCGATCTTCCAGACTTCGAGAAAGATTCACAGACTCATGGCGAACTACACCGCCGCCGACGTCAAGAAGCTCCGTGAGCTCACGGGCGCCGGCATGATGGACTGCAAGAAGGCGCTGGACGAGGCCGAGGGCGACGTCGAGAAGGCCGTCGAGGCGCTCCGGATCAAGGGCCAGAAGGGCGTCGCCAAGCGCGAGGGCCGCTCCGCCGAGAACGGCGCCGTGGTCTCGATCATCGCCGACGACAACTCCTCCGGTGTCCTGGTCGAGCTGAAGTGCGAGACGGACTTCGTCGCCAAGGGCGAGAAGTTCCAGGCCGTGGCCAACCAGATCGCGCAGCACGTCGCCGCGACCTCCCCGGCCGACCTGGAGGCCCTGCTCGCCTCCGAGATCGAGGCCGGCAAGACCGTGCAGGCGTTCGTGGACGAGGCCAACGCCAACCTCGGCGAGAAGATCGTCCTGGACCGCTTCGCGCAGTTCGCCGACGGCTACGTGACCGCGTACATGCACCGCACGATGCCCGACCTGCCCCCGCAGATCGGTGTCCTCGTCGAGCTGGACAAGCCGGACGCGGAGACCGCTCGCGGTGTCGCCCAGCACATCGCCGCCTTCGCGCCGAAGTACCTCTCCAAGGAGGACGTGCCGGCCGAGGTCGTCGAGTCCGAGCGCCGCATCGCCGAGGAGACCACCCGCGCCGAGGGCAAGCCCGAGGCCGCGATCGCCAAGATCGTCGAGGGTCGCGTCAACGGCTTCTTCAAGGACGCCACGCTGCTCGGTCAGCCGTACGCGCTCGACCCCAAGAAGTCGGTCCAGAAGGTCCTGGACGAGGCCGGTGTCACCCTGAAGCGCTTCACGCGTATCAAGGTCGGCATCTGAGTCCGTACCGCGAGCGACGCGCGGGCCCTATAGGGTCGTCAGCAGTCGTCCGGTACGCCGCCACGCGCGCGCGTGGCGGACGACAGCAGATCTGACGAGGAGGCCATTGCCGAGCATGGGATGCGAACCAGTTCCCAACCGGCAGTGGCCTCCTCGTATGTGCAACAGGTGAAAGAGGCGGGATCCCCATGACCACCAAGGCCCAGAAGAGCGACGACGGCAAAGTACGCGGCCGGTTTCTGCTGAAGCTGTCCGGAGAGGCGTTCGCCGGTGGCGGGGGCCTGGGTGTGGACCCCGACGTGGTGCACAAGATCGCCCGTGAGATCGCCGCCGTCGTCCGGGACGGCGCCGAGATCGCGGTTGTCATCGGCGGCGGAAACTTCTTCCGCGGTGCCGAACTCCAGCAGCGCGGCATGGACCGCGCCCGCTCGGACTACATGGGCATGCTCGGCACCGTGATGAACTGCCTCGCCCTCCAGGACTTCCTGGAGAAGGAGGGCATCGACAGCCGGGTGCAGACCGCCATCACCATGGGCCAGGTCGCCGAGCCCTACATCCCGCTGCGCGCCGTGCGCCACCTGGAGAAGGGCCGCGTGGTCATCTTCGGCGCCGGTATGGGCATGCCGTACTTCTCCACCGACACCACCGCCGCGCAGCGCGCCCTGGAGATCGACGCCGAGGCGCTGCTCATGGGCAAGAACGGCGTGGACGGGGTCTACGACTCCGACCCGAAGACCAACCCCGACGCGGTCAAGTTCGACTCCCTGGGATACGGCGAGGTCATCACGCGTGACCTGAAGGTGGCCGACGCCACGGCCGTCACGCTGTGCCGCGACAACAGGCTCCCGATCCTGGTGTTCGAGCTCCTGGCGGAGGGAAATATCGCGCGAGCCGTCAAGGGTGAGAAGATCGGCACGCTTGTGGGTGAGCAGGGCAGCCGGGACTGACCCGGGACACACCCGGTCCCTGACCGGGGGATGGACAATGTCCTGCCGGTCGGGAACCGTGCAGGAAGAAGACGCGACGCAGCCGGCCGCCGCCCCCAGGCACATGGAACAGCAGCCGGGCCTACTCAAGACACGCAGGAGCAAGTGGTGATCGAAGAGACCCTCCTCGAGGCCGAGGAGAAGATGGAGAAGGCCGTCGTGGTCGCCAAGGAGGACTTCGCCGCGATCCGCACCGGGCGTGCGCACCCGGCGATGTTCAACAAGATCGTGGCCGACTACTACGGTGCGCCGACGCCGATCAACCAGCTGGCTTCGTTCTCCGTGCCGGAGCCGCGCATGGCCGTGGTGACCCCGTTCGACAAGACCGCGCTGCGCAACATCGAACAGGCGATCCGCGACTCCGACCTGGGCGTCAACCCGAGCAACGACGGCAACATCATCCGCGTGACGTTCCCCGAGCTCACCGAGGAGCGCCGCCGCGACTACATCAAGGTGGCCCGGGGCAAGGCCGAGGACTCGCGCGTGTCCATCCGCTCGGTCCGCCGCAAGGCCAAGGACGCGATCGACAAGCTCGTCAAGGACGGCGAGGTCGGCGAGGACGAGGGCCGCCGTGCGGAGAAGGAGCTCGACGACGCGACGCACAAGTACGTCGCTCAGGTGGACGAGCTCCTCAAGCACAAGGAAGCGGAGCTGCTCGAGGTCTGATGAACGACTCTTCCTGGGCGACGCCGCCAGACGCCGGGTACTGGGGGCCGACCGACCAGGGGCCTGTCCAGGGGGCTGCCCCGGCGGGTCCCGCGTACGATGCGCATGACGCGCAGCACACTCGCCCCATGCCCATCGTGCCCGACGGACCCGCCGCACCCCGATACGGCGACGACCAGGATGACGACCGGGGGGCCGCTCGGCTGAGCGGTCCCTTGTTCCGGGACGAGACGTTCCGGAGCGATACGTTCCGCGAAGAGACCGCATCGGCGCAGCCCTACCCGGCGGCACCGCAGACGCAGAATCCGGAGCCCATGCCCGACTCCTCGCAGCCGGCGCCCGCGCCGCAGAAGAAGAGCGCGGGGCGGGACCTGGGCGCGGCCATAGGGGTCGGGGTCGGGCTCGGCGTGGTGATCATCGCGTCGCTGTTCTTCGTCAAGGCGGCGTTCGTCGGCGTGATAGCGGTCGCCGTCGTGGTCGGACTGTGGGAGCTGACGAAGCGGCTGGAGGAGCGCAAGGGCATCAAGGCGCCGCTCGTGCCGCTGGCGCTCGGTGGGGCCGCGATGGTCGTCTCCGGGTACGTCCGGGGCGCGGAGGGCGCGTGGGTGGCCATGGCGCTCACGGCTCTGGCGGTCCTGGTCTGGCGGATGACGGAGCCGCCGGAGGGCTACCTCAAGGACGTCACGGCGGGTGTCTTCGCGGCCTTCTACGTCCCGTTCCTGGCCACGTTCGTCGCCATGATGCTCACGGCCGAGGACGGGGCGGCACGTGTCCTGACCTTCCTGCTCCTGACGGTCGTCAGCGACACCGGCGCCTACGCGGTCGGCTGGCGCTTCGGCACCCACAAGCTCGCGCCGCGCATCAGCCCCGGCAAGACCCGGGAGGGCCTGGTCGGAGCGGTGGCGTTCGCCATGGCGGCGGGCGCGCTGTGCATGGAGTTCCTGATCGACGACGGCGCGTGGTGGCAGGGCCTGCTGCTCGGGCTCGCGGTCGCGGCCAGCGCGACGCTGGGTGACCTCGGCGAGTCGATGATCAAGCGGGACCTCGGCATCAAGGACATGGGTACGCTGCTGCCGGGCCACGGCGGCATCATGGACCGCCTGGACTCCCTGCTGCCGACGGCACCGGTGGTGTGGCTGCTGCTGGTGCTGTTCGTGGGCTCGGGCTGACCTTCCCCGTACGGCTTTACGGCCCCCGTCCTGTTCTCAGGGCGGGGGCCTAGTCGTTGGAGTCGCGTTTCAGGGGAGGGCGCTTGTGGGGTGGCGGCGGATTCCAGTCGCGCAGCTGGTGCGAAACGCTACTCTGCGAGTGCGGGTCGGAGTTAACTCCCGGCCGTCATCGGTGGCATCGAGCGCTGCTGCGCGCTGTTTCTCCATTTCAATGCCGCGGCGCACCCCGCTTTGGTATGCCGCGCGCAGGTGCAGGCGCCCTTTACTGCGGAAGGGGTAGAGGATGATCAAGCAAATTACTACGGCGATTCCGGCCCCGATCAGGCGTACGTCTTTGGGCACCATCGAGAGCGCTTCGTGTGCAAGCGCAAGAGTGGCGAGTACCAGGACGCCCCAGCTGACGAGCCACAACGGCTTGTACTTGTCGTGTAGCTCATCGGGAGAAAATTCCTGCGACATGCACGTTCCGATCTGTTCTTCAGGAAGGTGTCGAGTTGTGGCTGCTGCTGGTCAATGATTCTCACATGGGTGACTCTTCATTCAAAACGAAAACATATTGTCGAAATCTGTCCCGCAATTTCTTCCAGTGATCCGGATCGAGTTGGATCGCGTCATTTTCAGACTCGCGGAGCGGCAGCGCTGTGCGGTGTCCATCGCCTGTCGAGTAGTGGTGCGAGGGGTGGCGACCTGACTGCACGCGCCCAACGGCCGGCGAGGCCGGGCTGTCCGCGGGTCGTCCGAGGGAGTCCCGTCTCGACGGCAGCAGGTCACACCATTTGATCTGCGACACTGGTACAGCCATGCCTAAGCCCGGAGAACTGATGCAGTCTGTGACCATCAGTGCCGTGACCAGGGCTTTTCTTCCATTGTCTCGCATCCACGGAGCGCAGGGCCGCCTCTGGGCCGTGGTACATCGCTAACGTGGCTGTGTCCCTAGCTCAGTCAACTGGCGACGGCCTTCCCGTCCTGTGCCTCACACGTCTCTGGAAGCGTTGGCCCTGCGCCAGCTGCGTCAAAGTCCCGAGCGCGATTGCAGTACGAAATGCCGTAGTTGTCGGCCTGATCCTGTCCTAATAGCCTCCGAAGCAGTCATCCGAAAGCTAGGGGGGCAAATGCAGATCGAGTCGAAGCTGACCCTCGTTGAGCGTAGGCCGCGAGGCAATCTAGCCGAGAAGCTCTCGCGGATCTCGAAAGAGGATGGTGAGCATGTCGTCTTCGAGGACGACGGCCGGAAGCTCGTCGTGGAGGTCGTTCAAGGGCGTGCAGTTGACTGGAAGGCTTATGACGTCGATGGAAGCGAAGTAGCGACTGTGGTTGTCCGACAGCCCTCCGGCGGTCCGCCTGGCGTCGTTGCGGCGATGCCAGGAGCCAGGTGGGCCATTGTGTGTGCCTGCTTCGCCTCGGGAGATTTCTGCTGGTGGCAGCCCTACTGAGCAAGAAGTGCTAGCTCGCCTAGGCTGATCCGATAGTACAGGGATGGGTGGTCATGGAACCCTCGCCGATGACTACCCGCTTCGTTCTCTCGTCTTTCGAGGGCTACGTGTCGGGGACGGTCTAGAGGCAGTGCCGAAGTGCAGAGAAGTGTGTGATCCGAGAACAAGGCAGCCCCCTACCAGCGATTCCGTCGCCAGTAGGGGGCCGTCTTACGCCCGTTTGGTCAGCTATAGCTATAGGCGGTTAGGGCTCCTAGGGTGAATCGAAGACGTCATCCAGGGCTCGGCGGGCGCGCTCGCCGCTGCTCGGCATCAGGTGGGCGTACACCCGCAACGTCATCGCTGGGTCGGAGTGCCCGAGGTACTCGCTCACGGCCTTGATGCTCTCGCCCGCGTCCAGGAGGACCGAGGCGTAGAAGTGGCGAAGGGCGTGCATTCCGTGCTGCCGGGCGGAGGCGTGCGGCTTGCCGGATTCCGGCGTCGGGATGAGACCGGCCGCGGCGAGGGCGCGCTTCCACTCGTGGAAGTTGAAGTTGCTCCGCCAGACGATCCCGCCGACCGTGTTGGTGAAGATCAGACGCCGCTCGGTGAGCGGGCCGTCCGGGCGGCTCCATGGCAGCTTGATGCCCACGGCCGGGTGACGCTCCATGTGTCGGCGCAGGACGGAAGCCACCGAGGAGGGCAGCGGCACGTCCCGCTCCTTGGTGCCCTTGGGCGGAGCGAAGACGGCTGTGCCCCGGATCAGCTTGACCTGAGTGGTGACCCGCAGTGTGTCGTCGTCGAACCGCAAGGCGTCCTCCGCCAGGCCGATGATCTCGCCCTGGCGGAGACCGCAACCGCTCCCCACGTCAACCATGGCCCGGTAGCGCTCGGGCAGCGCGTCGCGGACTGCCCGCACCTGGGACGGGAGCCAGGGCACGACCCGGGCGGCCGAGACGGACGGCGGGCGGACCGATGCTGCCGAGCATGGATTCCGGGCCAGGTGGCCGTCATCCACGGCGGCCGACAGCACCGCGCGGACGTTGGCGTAGATGTTGCGGGCGTAGCTGTCGCCTATCGTCGAGTCGGTCTCCAGGTCACGCACGAACTCGCGGATGTGGACCGGCCGGAAGGACCCGAGCGGACGCGCCCCGACGCGGGGGAAGGCGTGCCGCCGGAGCCGCGTCTCCACTCCGATACGGGTGTTCAGATCAGTCGTCTGCCCGGTGATCCAGCGCTCCGCGTACTGCTGGAAGGTCATCCGGGCAGCCTTGGGATCGACGTACTGACCACGGGACATGTCGGCCGCCGTCTCGGACAGCCACTCTTCCGCCCGGCGCTTCTGACGGTCGGGGAACGACTTGCTCTTCTCGGTGCCGTCTGGCCCGACGTACCGGGCCCGGTAGCGGAGACCGCTGCCGTAGCGCTCGGTCTTCACCTTCACCGGCTTGCCGTCCGGCCCCTGTTCGGTCTTGTACCAACGGTCTTGGATGTGCCCGGCCATCAGGCAGCCTCCCCGATCTGGGAGTCGACCCAGGCCCGTACGTCGCTCGGGTCGAAGCGCAGGTGCCGGCCGACGCGGAAGCCGCGGGGGCCAGTGCGCTTGCGGCGCCACTGGTAGACCGTCTCGACACTGGGCAGCTCGAACATGTCGACCAGGTCGTCGGGGGTCAGGAAGCGGCTCGGCAGCTCGGAGGTCACGTCACCACTCCCTTTCGTCGGCGGATTGGTCGCGTAGGGCTCCACGGGCGGTCTCGCGGTTGTGCTGGAGGTCGCGGGCGATGGTGGCGGCGAGGACGGATTCGCCGGGGGAGTGGCCGTGTCCGGCGTACTGCCAGTCGGCGAGGACGAGGACGGTGTCCGGCTCGCGGTCGTCCAGGCCGAGGGCTTCGCGTTCCTGGGCGGCGCGGAAGTCTGCGCGGGCCTGGCGGAGTTCGCCGAGGGTGGTCGAGTAGCGGCGCGACTTGGAGCTGAAGTGGCCCCGGAAGCCGAGCATGTGGGCCCAGGCCCAGATACGGCGGT
This genomic window contains:
- the rpsB gene encoding 30S ribosomal protein S2, producing MAVVTMRELLESGVHFGHQTRRWNPKMKRFIFTERNGIYIIDLLQSLSYIDRAYEFVKETVAHGGTVMFVGTKKQAQEAIAEQATRVGMPYVNQRWLGGMLTNFSTVYKRLQRLKELEQIDFEDVAASGLTKKELLVLSREKAKLEKTLGGIREMQKVPSAVWIVDTKKEHIAVGEARKLNIPVVAILDTNCDPDEVDYKIPGNDDAIRSVTLLTRVIADAVAEGLISRSRVATGDKGEKAAGEPLAEWERDLLEGGEKKAEETPAAEAPAAEAAEAPAAEEAPAAEAPAAEAAPAADAEQA
- the tsf gene encoding translation elongation factor Ts gives rise to the protein MANYTAADVKKLRELTGAGMMDCKKALDEAEGDVEKAVEALRIKGQKGVAKREGRSAENGAVVSIIADDNSSGVLVELKCETDFVAKGEKFQAVANQIAQHVAATSPADLEALLASEIEAGKTVQAFVDEANANLGEKIVLDRFAQFADGYVTAYMHRTMPDLPPQIGVLVELDKPDAETARGVAQHIAAFAPKYLSKEDVPAEVVESERRIAEETTRAEGKPEAAIAKIVEGRVNGFFKDATLLGQPYALDPKKSVQKVLDEAGVTLKRFTRIKVGI
- the pyrH gene encoding UMP kinase, which encodes MTTKAQKSDDGKVRGRFLLKLSGEAFAGGGGLGVDPDVVHKIAREIAAVVRDGAEIAVVIGGGNFFRGAELQQRGMDRARSDYMGMLGTVMNCLALQDFLEKEGIDSRVQTAITMGQVAEPYIPLRAVRHLEKGRVVIFGAGMGMPYFSTDTTAAQRALEIDAEALLMGKNGVDGVYDSDPKTNPDAVKFDSLGYGEVITRDLKVADATAVTLCRDNRLPILVFELLAEGNIARAVKGEKIGTLVGEQGSRD
- the frr gene encoding ribosome recycling factor; this translates as MIEETLLEAEEKMEKAVVVAKEDFAAIRTGRAHPAMFNKIVADYYGAPTPINQLASFSVPEPRMAVVTPFDKTALRNIEQAIRDSDLGVNPSNDGNIIRVTFPELTEERRRDYIKVARGKAEDSRVSIRSVRRKAKDAIDKLVKDGEVGEDEGRRAEKELDDATHKYVAQVDELLKHKEAELLEV
- a CDS encoding phosphatidate cytidylyltransferase gives rise to the protein MNDSSWATPPDAGYWGPTDQGPVQGAAPAGPAYDAHDAQHTRPMPIVPDGPAAPRYGDDQDDDRGAARLSGPLFRDETFRSDTFREETASAQPYPAAPQTQNPEPMPDSSQPAPAPQKKSAGRDLGAAIGVGVGLGVVIIASLFFVKAAFVGVIAVAVVVGLWELTKRLEERKGIKAPLVPLALGGAAMVVSGYVRGAEGAWVAMALTALAVLVWRMTEPPEGYLKDVTAGVFAAFYVPFLATFVAMMLTAEDGAARVLTFLLLTVVSDTGAYAVGWRFGTHKLAPRISPGKTREGLVGAVAFAMAAGALCMEFLIDDGAWWQGLLLGLAVAASATLGDLGESMIKRDLGIKDMGTLLPGHGGIMDRLDSLLPTAPVVWLLLVLFVGSG
- a CDS encoding site-specific integrase, with the protein product MAGHIQDRWYKTEQGPDGKPVKVKTERYGSGLRYRARYVGPDGTEKSKSFPDRQKRRAEEWLSETAADMSRGQYVDPKAARMTFQQYAERWITGQTTDLNTRIGVETRLRRHAFPRVGARPLGSFRPVHIREFVRDLETDSTIGDSYARNIYANVRAVLSAAVDDGHLARNPCSAASVRPPSVSAARVVPWLPSQVRAVRDALPERYRAMVDVGSGCGLRQGEIIGLAEDALRFDDDTLRVTTQVKLIRGTAVFAPPKGTKERDVPLPSSVASVLRRHMERHPAVGIKLPWSRPDGPLTERRLIFTNTVGGIVWRSNFNFHEWKRALAAAGLIPTPESGKPHASARQHGMHALRHFYASVLLDAGESIKAVSEYLGHSDPAMTLRVYAHLMPSSGERARRALDDVFDSP
- a CDS encoding helix-turn-helix domain-containing protein, which codes for MFELPSVETVYQWRRKRTGPRGFRVGRHLRFDPSDVRAWVDSQIGEAA